A genome region from Haloarcula rubripromontorii includes the following:
- the mce gene encoding methylmalonyl-CoA epimerase, which translates to MRFDHAGIATDDADPLAELFAEAFGTSVVHEETFDGLQVTFLEMGNGYFELLEPLPDADGAIPRYLDSNGPGIHHVALETDDIAAALATVSDCGIDLIDEEPRPGAWGHDVAFLHPKTTGGVLVELVEH; encoded by the coding sequence ATGCGCTTCGACCACGCCGGCATCGCGACAGACGACGCCGACCCGCTCGCAGAACTGTTCGCCGAGGCCTTCGGGACATCGGTCGTCCACGAGGAGACGTTCGACGGCCTGCAGGTGACGTTTCTGGAGATGGGCAACGGCTACTTCGAACTGCTAGAACCGCTGCCGGACGCCGACGGCGCGATTCCCAGATACCTCGACAGCAACGGCCCCGGCATCCATCACGTGGCGCTGGAAACCGACGACATCGCTGCCGCGCTTGCGACGGTCAGTGACTGTGGGATCGACCTCATAGACGAGGAACCGCGGCCGGGCGCGTGGGGACACGACGTGGCGTTCCTCCATCCGAAGACGACCGGCGGCGTGCTCGTGGAACTAGTCGAACACTGA
- a CDS encoding SHOCT domain-containing protein: MSAQSSDRRLVVVLLALLGVLVVVPLLTMGVGMIGGGMYGGGMWGGGHMWGGGGTAPGWMFLVGVVMQVLFLAVLVGVGYLLFRAVTGAASGGRDEAIAELRRAYASGELDDEEFERRRERLKRE; the protein is encoded by the coding sequence GTGAGCGCACAGTCGTCCGACCGTCGACTCGTCGTGGTTCTGCTCGCACTCCTCGGCGTCCTCGTCGTGGTGCCGCTTCTCACGATGGGGGTCGGCATGATTGGCGGTGGGATGTACGGCGGCGGGATGTGGGGCGGCGGCCACATGTGGGGCGGTGGCGGGACCGCCCCGGGCTGGATGTTCCTGGTCGGCGTGGTGATGCAAGTACTGTTCCTGGCCGTCCTCGTCGGCGTGGGATACCTCCTCTTCCGAGCCGTGACCGGAGCCGCGAGCGGCGGCCGTGACGAGGCCATCGCGGAATTGCGCCGGGCCTACGCGAGTGGCGAACTGGACGACGAGGAGTTCGAGCGGCGACGCGAGCGACTGAAACGGGAGTAG
- a CDS encoding acyl-CoA mutase large subunit family protein encodes MFDPDELAEIRESKAQWEEDDVQPTVDRFGERKETFTTDTEGHEVDRLYTPEDISDVDYEEDIGFPGQEPYTRGVYPTGYRGRLWTMRQYAGMGTAAETNERFNYLLDQGQTGLSMAFDLPTQMGYDSDHAMAAGEVGKTGVAIDSLDDMETVFDGIPLDEVSTSMTINAPASVLLAMYIAVGDKQGVDREELRGTIQNDVLKEYIARNTFIYPPEPSMRLITDIFEFCAAETPKFNTISISGYHIREAGSTAAQEIAFTLGDGIEYVEAAIEAGLDVDEFAPQLSFFFASYNNIFEEVAKFRAARRLWAKIMDERFDAQNPKSKQLKFHTQTAGSTLTAQQIENNVVRVSYQALAAVLGGTQSLHTNGKDEAIGLPTEESVRTALRTQQILAHESGAADTIDPLAGSYYVESLTDELEAEARALIEEVDERGGMRRAIEEQWVQRQIQDVAFERQREQEEGERIIVGVNEYQVEEEGEQDIEEVDEAVEQAQQDNVATVREERDEEAVEAKLNALRGAAEGDENVMPYIIDAVKAYATTGEVCDVFRDVFGEYQPGSSM; translated from the coding sequence ATGTTTGACCCCGACGAGCTGGCGGAGATACGGGAGTCGAAGGCTCAGTGGGAAGAAGACGACGTCCAGCCCACCGTCGACCGCTTTGGCGAGCGCAAGGAGACGTTCACGACGGACACCGAGGGACACGAGGTAGACCGTCTATACACTCCCGAAGACATCTCCGATGTCGACTACGAGGAGGACATCGGCTTCCCTGGCCAGGAGCCGTACACTCGCGGCGTCTATCCAACCGGCTATCGGGGCCGACTCTGGACGATGCGACAGTACGCCGGGATGGGGACCGCAGCGGAGACCAACGAGCGGTTCAACTACCTGCTCGACCAGGGCCAGACCGGCCTCTCGATGGCCTTCGACCTGCCGACGCAGATGGGCTACGACTCCGACCACGCGATGGCCGCCGGCGAGGTCGGCAAGACGGGCGTCGCCATCGACTCGCTGGACGACATGGAGACCGTGTTCGACGGCATCCCGTTAGACGAGGTGTCGACCAGCATGACCATCAACGCCCCCGCGTCGGTGCTGCTGGCGATGTACATCGCCGTCGGCGACAAGCAGGGCGTCGACCGCGAGGAGCTCCGCGGAACCATCCAGAACGACGTACTCAAGGAGTACATCGCCCGAAACACGTTCATTTACCCGCCGGAGCCGTCGATGCGGCTCATCACCGATATCTTCGAGTTCTGCGCCGCCGAGACACCGAAGTTCAACACCATCTCCATCTCGGGGTATCACATCCGCGAGGCCGGCTCCACGGCCGCACAGGAGATCGCGTTCACCCTCGGTGACGGCATCGAGTACGTCGAGGCCGCCATCGAAGCCGGCCTCGATGTGGACGAGTTCGCCCCGCAACTCTCGTTTTTCTTCGCCTCCTACAACAACATCTTCGAGGAAGTGGCGAAGTTCCGGGCGGCGCGTCGCCTCTGGGCGAAAATCATGGACGAGCGCTTCGACGCCCAGAACCCCAAATCGAAGCAACTGAAGTTCCACACCCAGACCGCCGGCTCGACGCTGACCGCCCAGCAGATCGAGAACAACGTCGTCCGCGTCTCCTACCAGGCGCTCGCGGCGGTCCTCGGTGGGACCCAGAGCCTCCACACCAACGGCAAGGACGAGGCCATCGGCCTGCCGACCGAGGAGTCCGTCCGAACAGCGTTGCGGACCCAGCAGATTCTCGCCCATGAATCCGGCGCGGCGGACACCATCGACCCGCTCGCCGGCAGCTACTACGTCGAGTCGCTGACCGACGAACTCGAAGCCGAGGCCCGCGCCCTCATCGAGGAGGTCGACGAACGCGGCGGGATGCGCCGCGCCATCGAGGAGCAGTGGGTACAGCGCCAGATTCAGGACGTGGCCTTCGAACGTCAGCGCGAACAGGAGGAAGGCGAGCGAATCATCGTCGGCGTCAACGAGTATCAGGTCGAGGAAGAGGGCGAGCAAGACATCGAAGAAGTCGACGAGGCCGTCGAGCAGGCCCAGCAGGACAACGTCGCCACCGTCCGCGAGGAGCGTGACGAGGAGGCCGTCGAGGCCAAACTCAACGCGCTCCGGGGGGCCGCCGAGGGCGACGAGAACGTCATGCCCTACATCATCGACGCGGTGAAGGCCTACGCCACGACCGGCGAGGTGTGTGACGTGTTCCGCGACGTGTTCGGCGAATACCAGCCCGGTTCGTCGATGTAG
- a CDS encoding FKBP-type peptidyl-prolyl cis-trans isomerase: MPIEPGDGVTIEYVGRFEDGAVFDTSRPEVAREHGLIEAQGVDASEYGPLSFTVGAGEIIEGIDEALAGMAAGEEATVTVPPEKAYGEFQPDRVREYDPDTFEGMVGKEPDVGIHVEAENGLHGDVTAVRDDAVEVDFNHELAGKTLVFDIEVVDVR, translated from the coding sequence ATGCCAATCGAACCGGGTGACGGCGTCACCATCGAATACGTCGGCCGCTTCGAGGACGGGGCCGTCTTCGATACGTCACGTCCCGAAGTCGCCAGAGAGCACGGACTCATCGAGGCACAGGGCGTCGACGCGAGCGAGTACGGACCGCTTTCCTTCACTGTCGGTGCAGGAGAGATCATAGAGGGAATCGACGAGGCGCTCGCCGGCATGGCTGCGGGCGAGGAAGCAACTGTCACAGTGCCCCCGGAGAAGGCCTACGGTGAGTTTCAACCCGACCGCGTCCGCGAGTATGACCCCGACACGTTCGAGGGCATGGTGGGAAAAGAGCCGGATGTCGGAATCCATGTCGAGGCCGAAAACGGGCTTCACGGAGACGTGACTGCTGTCCGAGACGACGCCGTCGAGGTGGATTTTAACCACGAGCTGGCCGGCAAGACGCTCGTGTTCGACATCGAAGTCGTCGACGTCAGATAA
- a CDS encoding GNAT family N-acetyltransferase codes for MYVRDAKNREEVWLLDRIEEMGLDETAFRSRDYVVAIDEESHEKAGFGRIRIHKGGDEPVCELTSIGVLPEWRNQGVGAHVIERLVEYASDEGFDTVYSLTNASEFLAQFGFERLEPAQLPDSLRDRLATKQENIQPDAVPLRVAVDRFEVPGRLRTRFKKASAGEPEEAELEEGPEDFGIDPDEATYKYDTGD; via the coding sequence ATGTACGTCCGGGATGCGAAAAACCGAGAGGAAGTCTGGTTGCTCGACCGTATCGAGGAGATGGGGCTGGACGAGACGGCTTTCAGATCCCGGGACTACGTCGTCGCTATCGACGAGGAGAGCCACGAGAAGGCGGGGTTTGGTCGTATCCGCATCCACAAGGGCGGCGACGAACCAGTTTGTGAACTGACCAGCATCGGTGTCCTGCCCGAATGGCGCAATCAGGGCGTCGGTGCCCACGTCATCGAGCGGCTGGTCGAGTACGCGAGCGACGAAGGGTTCGACACCGTCTACTCGCTGACAAACGCCTCGGAGTTCCTCGCACAGTTCGGTTTCGAGCGCCTCGAACCGGCCCAACTCCCCGACTCGCTTCGGGACCGACTCGCGACCAAACAGGAGAACATCCAGCCGGACGCGGTGCCGCTCCGGGTTGCCGTCGACCGATTCGAGGTGCCCGGCCGCCTCCGCACGCGGTTCAAAAAGGCCAGTGCCGGGGAACCCGAGGAGGCAGAACTGGAGGAGGGTCCCGAGGACTTCGGCATCGATCCCGACGAAGCGACCTATAAGTACGACACGGGCGATTGA
- a CDS encoding helix-turn-helix domain-containing protein — protein sequence MISLEMDMVQYDCPYIDTTRDYEVSFLAKQWDFHPVERELETRIMVNGADREELDRGLNALEAHDNMESYQLLRRKGDLALIRSRIDETNAMSVIRDHSGYITGPFRIRDGSEIWHVGFDTERVAEGTLSELDRDNDYTIRSRESVDLEDYYDLLQNIDSAKRLVDGCRELSEVERDTLEKAVEGGYFDTPRDATLSSLAEEFDVSKMAISKNLRRSQRKILDRVTTAMNDVTE from the coding sequence ATGATATCGCTCGAGATGGACATGGTCCAGTACGACTGTCCGTACATCGACACGACACGGGACTACGAGGTGTCGTTTCTGGCCAAACAGTGGGATTTCCACCCTGTCGAGCGAGAGCTTGAGACCCGGATCATGGTCAACGGAGCGGACCGAGAAGAGCTGGACCGCGGGCTGAACGCGCTCGAAGCACACGACAACATGGAGTCCTACCAGCTGCTCCGCCGGAAGGGCGATCTGGCGCTCATCCGCTCGCGCATCGACGAGACGAACGCGATGAGCGTCATCCGCGACCACAGCGGCTACATCACCGGGCCGTTCCGGATCCGGGATGGGTCGGAGATCTGGCACGTCGGCTTCGACACCGAGCGCGTCGCTGAGGGGACCCTGTCGGAACTGGACCGGGACAACGATTACACGATCCGGTCCCGCGAGTCCGTCGACCTTGAAGATTACTACGACCTGCTACAGAATATTGATTCAGCGAAGCGGCTTGTCGATGGCTGTCGGGAGCTCTCGGAGGTAGAGCGAGACACGCTCGAAAAAGCCGTCGAAGGCGGCTACTTCGACACGCCCCGAGACGCCACCCTGTCGTCGCTTGCCGAAGAGTTCGATGTGTCCAAGATGGCCATCTCGAAGAACCTCCGGCGGAGTCAGCGGAAGATACTCGACCGCGTCACGACGGCGATGAACGACGTGACGGAGTGA
- a CDS encoding branched-chain amino acid ABC transporter ATP-binding protein, giving the protein MSSEPLLSVRGLNAAVEGFQVTEDIDLDVNAGEAVGLVGRNGAGKTSTFRGIMGLTPVWSGSVTFRGEELTSIRSELIPKRGIGYQPEDRKLFTGMTVDENFRLPIWTSGKARGIDDEDAVIESVYDVLTELDDRRNAKVQNLSGGQAKMVAIGRALALQPDLLILDEPLEGLAPVVVENLKRYIRAINDRDIAVLIAESNVTHVPEVVDRLYVIERGDIIASGDPEELAADEDIQKLMQGSGAE; this is encoded by the coding sequence ATGAGTAGCGAGCCGCTGCTGTCCGTTCGCGGCCTCAACGCCGCCGTCGAGGGGTTCCAGGTGACCGAGGACATCGATCTCGACGTGAATGCGGGCGAGGCGGTCGGGCTGGTCGGCCGCAACGGAGCCGGCAAGACGAGTACCTTCCGCGGTATCATGGGTCTGACGCCGGTCTGGAGCGGCTCAGTCACGTTCCGCGGCGAGGAGCTGACCAGCATCCGGTCGGAGTTGATTCCAAAGCGAGGTATCGGCTATCAGCCCGAAGACCGGAAGCTGTTCACCGGGATGACCGTCGACGAGAACTTCCGGCTCCCGATCTGGACCAGCGGGAAAGCCCGCGGTATCGACGACGAGGACGCGGTCATCGAGAGCGTCTACGACGTGCTCACCGAACTCGATGACCGTCGGAACGCGAAGGTGCAGAACCTCAGCGGCGGCCAGGCGAAGATGGTCGCTATCGGCCGTGCGCTGGCGCTCCAGCCCGATTTGCTCATCCTTGACGAACCGCTGGAGGGATTAGCTCCGGTCGTCGTCGAGAACCTCAAGCGCTACATCCGAGCCATCAACGACCGAGACATCGCGGTGCTCATCGCGGAGTCCAACGTCACGCACGTCCCAGAAGTCGTGGACCGACTGTACGTCATCGAGCGCGGTGATATCATCGCCAGCGGCGACCCCGAAGAGCTAGCGGCCGACGAAGATATCCAGAAGCTGATGCAGGGGAGCGGGGCGGAGTAG
- a CDS encoding ABC transporter ATP-binding protein has translation MLEARNLRKSFGELVATDDITLEFGKEEGELVFIVGPNGAGKTTFINLLTGFLSPDEGSIVLDGDDITGMSANGRVDAGIARSFQVVKVFEEMTVRENLRTVVLTEQGKTWSLFSMADGHAAVEEQVEELLEKFRLGDAANTVAEELPHGDRKLLDVAMSFGLDPDYLLLDEPTSGVSTREKEYVIETIVEVGRAEGVTTVTIEHDMDIVTEYADRVVALHQGAVHGVGPPTMLETDDELRRLLLGVGDDE, from the coding sequence ATGCTCGAAGCACGCAATCTGCGGAAGTCCTTCGGTGAACTGGTCGCAACTGACGACATCACGCTCGAATTCGGGAAAGAGGAGGGCGAACTCGTCTTCATCGTCGGCCCGAACGGGGCCGGGAAGACGACGTTCATCAACCTCCTCACCGGCTTCCTCTCACCGGACGAGGGGTCTATCGTCCTCGACGGTGACGACATCACCGGAATGTCAGCAAACGGGCGCGTCGACGCCGGCATCGCCCGGAGCTTTCAGGTCGTCAAGGTGTTCGAGGAGATGACGGTCCGGGAGAACCTCCGAACGGTCGTGTTGACCGAGCAGGGCAAGACCTGGAGCCTGTTCTCGATGGCCGACGGCCACGCGGCGGTCGAGGAACAGGTCGAGGAACTGCTCGAGAAGTTCCGACTCGGAGACGCGGCCAACACCGTCGCCGAAGAGCTCCCCCACGGCGACCGAAAACTGCTCGACGTGGCGATGTCGTTCGGCCTCGACCCGGATTATCTCCTGCTCGACGAGCCGACCTCCGGAGTGTCGACCCGCGAGAAGGAGTACGTCATCGAGACGATTGTCGAGGTCGGCCGGGCCGAGGGCGTCACGACAGTCACCATCGAACACGACATGGATATCGTCACGGAGTACGCCGACCGCGTCGTCGCGCTCCATCAGGGCGCAGTCCACGGGGTCGGCCCGCCGACGATGCTCGAAACCGACGACGAACTCCGACGGCTTCTCCTGGGGGTGGGCGACGATGAGTAG
- a CDS encoding branched-chain amino acid ABC transporter permease produces the protein MPERVDRDGTPAYRFLGVELTRREAAFLALGVVFLFLIPDIASLSDSLQLSVIHQGLLFGFAAVGLNLLLRHTKLTSFGHAAFFGTGAYATAVLARYAGVQSVGLLLLGAIAAATVMAAIIGVLSLRHTGLYFALLTLAFGQLLYAIALGQSALGGSDGLPIRPGPANQPLLFGTAFSPDVYQILTYYLTVVVILIGLFVMYRITQSPFRNALDAIGQERTRARFIGLPVRRYVWAAFVISGLYGGVAGGLYAVVRQYVRPEGTLFFLRSGDILFMAILGGFRTLVGPLIGGVVLIFLQDVGQDVTQYYEFLTGVVLLILVYGFPRGIVGSLRSGGIVNARLSELRREPSVLSTWGRSAVQSVERKVAESLTSLRIILFGVD, from the coding sequence ATGCCCGAGCGCGTCGACCGCGACGGAACGCCGGCCTACCGCTTCCTCGGGGTTGAGCTGACCCGTCGGGAGGCGGCCTTCCTCGCCCTTGGGGTCGTGTTCCTGTTCCTCATCCCCGACATCGCCAGCCTCTCAGATAGCCTCCAGCTCAGCGTCATCCATCAGGGCCTGTTGTTCGGATTCGCGGCAGTCGGACTGAACCTCCTGCTTCGGCACACGAAGCTCACGTCCTTTGGCCACGCGGCCTTTTTCGGCACTGGCGCGTACGCGACCGCAGTGCTGGCGCGGTATGCCGGCGTCCAGAGCGTCGGCCTGCTGTTGCTCGGGGCCATCGCAGCCGCGACGGTGATGGCGGCCATCATCGGAGTCCTGTCGCTGCGACACACGGGGCTGTACTTCGCGCTCCTGACGCTGGCCTTCGGACAGCTCCTGTACGCCATCGCGCTCGGACAGAGTGCCCTCGGCGGGAGCGACGGGCTTCCAATTCGGCCGGGGCCGGCGAACCAGCCGCTTCTGTTCGGGACTGCGTTCAGCCCCGATGTGTACCAGATCCTGACGTACTACCTGACAGTGGTCGTCATCCTCATCGGCCTGTTCGTGATGTACCGCATCACGCAGTCGCCGTTCCGCAACGCCTTAGACGCCATCGGGCAGGAGCGGACCAGGGCGCGGTTCATCGGCCTGCCGGTCAGGCGGTACGTCTGGGCCGCGTTCGTCATCTCGGGCCTCTACGGCGGCGTCGCAGGCGGGCTGTACGCCGTCGTCCGCCAGTACGTCCGTCCGGAGGGGACGCTGTTTTTCCTCCGGTCGGGCGACATCCTGTTCATGGCGATTCTGGGCGGGTTCCGGACGCTGGTCGGCCCGCTCATCGGCGGTGTCGTCCTCATATTCCTGCAGGACGTGGGGCAGGACGTCACCCAGTACTACGAGTTCCTGACCGGCGTTGTGCTGCTGATACTGGTGTATGGGTTCCCGCGGGGCATCGTTGGCTCGCTCCGGTCCGGCGGAATCGTCAACGCGCGGCTCAGTGAACTGCGCCGGGAACCGTCCGTCCTGTCGACGTGGGGACGGAGTGCGGTCCAGTCCGTCGAACGGAAGGTAGCTGAGTCACTGACCAGCCTGCGGATTATCCTCTTTGGAGTCGATTGA